A region from the Pararge aegeria chromosome Z, ilParAegt1.1, whole genome shotgun sequence genome encodes:
- the LOC120636260 gene encoding macrophage migration inhibitory factor-like yields the protein MPILKIFTNVPKSQISKDFMGKVIPALVDGVKKEADKFTCIVESDCFLSMDGDPTSPAVSASLESIGHLGPEQNIYITKLLTAVMQKELGVKPGRFLLTFYDLAPYNVAKNGTTIADLEF from the exons ATGccgattttaaagatttttactaATGTCCCAAAATCGCAAATCTCTAAAGATTTTATGGGAAAGGTTATACCAGCTCTGGTAGATGGAGTCAAAAAGGAAGCGGAT AAATTCACTTGCATCGTGGAAAGTGACTGCTTCCTTTCGATGGACGGCGACCCAACGTCACCTGCTGTATCTGCCTCTTTGGAATCCATTGGCCATTTAGGGCccgaacaaaatatatatataacaaaattgtTAACGGCAGTTATGCAAAAAGAACTTGGAGTCAAACCTGGAAG atTCCTTCTAACGTTTTACGATCTCGCGCCGTATAACGTTGCAAAAAATGGCACTACTATAGCAGATCTTGAATTTTGA